From the Gallaecimonas kandeliae genome, one window contains:
- the murJ gene encoding murein biosynthesis integral membrane protein MurJ, giving the protein MSRKLLKASAVVSFMTLISRVLGLARDVVIANLLGAGNAADVYFFAQKIPNFLRRLFAEGAFSQAFVPVLADVQQNQGEDAMRALVARVAGTLGAIITGVTVLGIVGSPVLAMLFGTGWFVAWVHGEPDGAKFELAALMLKITFPYLWFISLTALAGAVLNTLGRFAVAAFTPVFLNVAIIACAIWLAPHLAQPEIGLAWGVFLGGVIQMLFQVPFMYKAGFLVRPRWAWHDEGVARIRKLMIPALFGVSVSQINLLLDTFIASWLVGGSISWLYYSDRLLEFPLGLFGIAIATVILPSLSRRHAGKEADAFAHTMDWGVRMILLLGLPAAAGMIVLAAPLLMVLFLHGAFDTHAALGASHALWAYGTGLVAFMMIKVLAPGFYATQDTKTPVRIGIIAMVSNMVLNIALASLLGEKLGYIGLAAATSMSAFLNAGLLGAGLWRRHIYRPGRLTWLTLGRILLATGAMVAVLSWFNPGLDAWQQAHTAKRALWLVGLIGSGALTYGATLLIVGFRPRHLKAGSQS; this is encoded by the coding sequence TTGAGCCGTAAACTCCTCAAAGCCAGCGCCGTGGTCAGCTTCATGACCCTTATCTCCCGTGTGCTTGGCTTGGCCCGCGACGTAGTGATCGCCAACCTGCTTGGCGCCGGCAATGCCGCAGACGTCTATTTCTTTGCCCAGAAGATCCCCAACTTCCTGCGCCGCCTCTTCGCCGAGGGGGCCTTCTCCCAGGCCTTCGTGCCGGTGCTGGCGGACGTGCAGCAGAACCAGGGCGAGGATGCCATGCGCGCCCTGGTGGCCAGGGTTGCCGGCACACTGGGCGCCATCATTACCGGGGTGACAGTGCTGGGCATCGTCGGTTCGCCGGTGCTGGCCATGCTGTTTGGCACCGGCTGGTTCGTGGCTTGGGTTCATGGTGAGCCGGACGGCGCCAAGTTCGAGCTGGCCGCCCTGATGCTGAAGATCACCTTTCCATATCTTTGGTTCATCAGCCTGACGGCCCTGGCCGGTGCCGTGCTCAACACCCTGGGCCGTTTCGCGGTGGCCGCCTTCACCCCCGTATTCCTGAACGTGGCCATCATCGCCTGCGCCATCTGGCTGGCGCCGCACCTGGCCCAGCCGGAGATAGGCCTGGCCTGGGGCGTTTTCCTCGGCGGCGTCATCCAGATGCTGTTCCAGGTGCCCTTCATGTACAAGGCGGGCTTCCTGGTAAGGCCGCGCTGGGCCTGGCATGACGAAGGGGTGGCGCGGATCCGCAAGTTGATGATCCCGGCGTTGTTCGGGGTCTCGGTCAGCCAGATCAACCTGCTGTTGGATACCTTCATCGCCTCCTGGCTGGTGGGGGGGTCCATCTCCTGGCTCTATTACTCCGACCGGCTGCTGGAATTCCCCCTGGGCCTGTTCGGTATCGCCATCGCCACCGTCATTCTGCCCAGCCTGTCGCGGCGCCATGCCGGCAAGGAAGCCGACGCCTTTGCCCACACCATGGACTGGGGGGTACGGATGATACTGCTGCTGGGGCTGCCGGCGGCGGCCGGCATGATAGTGCTGGCGGCGCCGCTGCTGATGGTGCTCTTCCTGCACGGTGCCTTCGATACCCATGCCGCCCTGGGGGCATCCCATGCCCTCTGGGCCTACGGTACCGGCCTGGTGGCCTTCATGATGATCAAGGTGCTGGCCCCCGGCTTCTACGCCACTCAGGACACCAAGACCCCGGTCCGCATCGGCATCATCGCCATGGTCTCCAACATGGTGCTCAACATAGCGCTGGCCAGCCTGCTGGGTGAAAAGCTCGGTTATATCGGGCTGGCGGCGGCCACCTCCATGTCGGCTTTCCTTAATGCCGGCCTGCTGGGCGCCGGCCTCTGGCGGCGCCATATCTACAGGCCGGGCCGGCTGACCTGGCTGACCCTGGGCCGCATACTGTTGGCTACCGGTGCCATGGTGGCAGTGCTGTCCTGGTTCAATCCCGGCCTCGACGCCTGGCAGCAGGCCCATACGGCCAAGCGTGCCCTCTGGCTGGTGGGGCTCATCGGCAGTGGCGCCCTGACCTATGGGGCGACACTGCTGATCGTCGGCTTTCGGCCCCGTCACCTGAAGGCGGGTAGCCAGTCCTGA
- the rpsT gene encoding 30S ribosomal protein S20, which translates to MANIKSAKKRAIQAEKRRQHNASRRSMLRTFVKKVRAAIATGDKAIAQEAFNTAQPIIDRMATKGLIHKNAAARNKARLNAQINAL; encoded by the coding sequence TTGGCTAACATCAAGTCTGCGAAGAAGCGCGCGATCCAGGCTGAGAAGCGTCGTCAGCACAACGCCAGCCGTCGTTCCATGCTGCGCACCTTCGTGAAGAAGGTACGTGCCGCCATCGCCACCGGCGACAAGGCCATTGCTCAAGAAGCTTTCAACACTGCCCAGCCGATCATCGATCGCATGGCGACCAAAGGCCTGATCCACAAAAACGCTGCAGCCCGTAACAAGGCTCGTCTGAACGCGCAGATCAACGCCCTTTAA
- the ribF gene encoding bifunctional riboflavin kinase/FAD synthetase, which produces MELIRGLYNVRPHHHGCVLTIGNFDGVHLGHQAVLGKLIEKARELQLPATVMLFEPQPLELFLGEKAPARLSRLRDKVAALRALGMDRVIVEPFTPHFACLAPQDFIEQQLVARLGVKFLVVGDDFRFGHKRGGDFALLSEAGARHGFTVTSTDSFCLVDDRVSSTRIREALAADRLADAESMLGRPYSISGRVHHGAKKGRTLGFPTVNLPLKRKVSPLNGVFAVDVLGAADTAWPGIANIGVKPTVNGTVPTLEVHLLDFDGDLYGCQLEVVLRKKLRDEQKFASLEALRSQIEKDEQAARVFFAHRKQSLE; this is translated from the coding sequence ATGGAGCTTATTCGCGGACTTTATAACGTCCGACCCCATCACCACGGCTGTGTGCTGACCATCGGCAACTTCGATGGCGTACACCTGGGCCACCAGGCGGTATTGGGCAAACTGATTGAAAAAGCTCGTGAATTGCAGCTGCCTGCGACAGTGATGCTGTTTGAGCCCCAGCCACTGGAGCTGTTCCTGGGGGAAAAGGCGCCGGCCAGGTTGTCGCGGCTGCGTGACAAGGTGGCGGCGCTTCGGGCGCTCGGCATGGACAGGGTGATAGTGGAACCCTTCACCCCCCACTTTGCCTGCCTGGCGCCCCAGGACTTTATCGAACAGCAGCTGGTGGCCCGCCTTGGCGTGAAATTCCTGGTGGTGGGAGACGATTTTCGTTTCGGCCACAAGCGCGGTGGCGATTTCGCCCTGCTGAGCGAGGCCGGCGCCCGCCACGGTTTCACCGTCACCAGCACCGACAGTTTCTGCCTAGTGGATGACAGGGTGTCCAGCACCCGTATCCGCGAGGCCTTGGCCGCTGACCGGCTGGCTGACGCCGAGTCCATGCTGGGCCGGCCTTACAGCATCAGCGGCCGGGTCCATCATGGCGCCAAGAAGGGGCGGACCCTGGGGTTTCCCACCGTCAACCTGCCCCTTAAGCGCAAGGTCAGTCCCTTGAACGGCGTTTTTGCCGTGGACGTGCTGGGAGCGGCCGATACTGCCTGGCCCGGCATTGCCAACATTGGCGTCAAGCCCACCGTCAATGGCACAGTACCGACACTGGAAGTCCATTTGTTGGATTTCGACGGCGACCTTTATGGTTGCCAACTGGAAGTGGTATTAAGGAAGAAGCTGCGCGACGAACAGAAATTCGCCTCCCTGGAGGCGTTGCGCAGCCAGATCGAGAAGGACGAGCAAGCCGCTCGTGTGTTTTTTGCCCATCGAAAGCAATCTCTTGAGTGA
- a CDS encoding GNAT family N-acyltransferase translates to MFSVENVLERYFPQAPYKKVLTPVLRQLLHEKDFQEFDKAYPNVKGWDFVEGVLDYFDFGYRVADREKERIPASGRVVIIANHPIGTLDGLALLKLIGEVRRDVKVVANALLSEIEPLRNLLCPVNNMVGSTQKGQYQAIREHLGQNGAVIIFPSGEVSRLRPQGVRDTRWRSGFLRLARQTQSPILPIRVEARNSALFYSTSMLYKPLATTLLVQEMFKQKHKRLQMQVGELIPHSQLDGIHDLPLRTQVKLFKKHLYRLGTPKKLLFKTESAIAQREDRQALLAVLQGCQLLGQTPDGMQIHLYRYQDDCPLMREIGRLREVAFRAVGEGTGRRRDTDRFDPQYLHLVLWDPKRLEIAGAYRFADAAQLGREGLYSQTLFDYGPEMDTILEQGLELGRSFVQPAYWGKRALDYLWMGIGAFLADNPRYRYLFGPVSLSASLPPAAQDLMVYFYRLYFGQESLGTRHHRPYQLAGETLLDLTATFKGDDYKHDFVLLKDKLAAMGVAVPTLYKQYAELCEPGGVRFLDFGTDPDFANCVDGLVLVDVQALKPQKRSRYIDAHKAGEQ, encoded by the coding sequence ATGTTCAGCGTCGAAAACGTACTGGAGCGCTATTTCCCCCAGGCCCCCTACAAGAAGGTGCTGACCCCGGTATTGCGCCAACTCCTGCACGAGAAAGACTTTCAGGAATTCGACAAGGCCTACCCCAACGTCAAGGGCTGGGACTTCGTGGAAGGGGTGCTGGACTACTTCGACTTCGGCTACAGGGTCGCCGACCGCGAGAAGGAGCGCATTCCCGCTAGCGGCCGGGTGGTGATCATCGCCAACCACCCCATAGGCACCTTGGACGGCCTGGCCCTCCTCAAACTCATCGGCGAGGTACGCCGCGACGTCAAGGTCGTCGCCAATGCCCTGCTGAGCGAAATAGAGCCCCTGCGCAACCTGCTCTGCCCGGTCAACAACATGGTGGGCAGCACCCAGAAGGGCCAATACCAGGCCATACGGGAGCACTTGGGCCAGAACGGTGCCGTCATTATCTTCCCCTCCGGCGAGGTCTCCCGGTTGCGCCCCCAAGGGGTGCGCGACACCCGCTGGCGCTCCGGCTTCCTGCGCCTGGCCCGCCAGACCCAGTCGCCGATACTGCCGATCCGGGTCGAGGCGCGGAACTCCGCCCTCTTCTACTCCACCTCCATGCTGTACAAGCCCCTGGCCACCACCTTGCTGGTGCAGGAGATGTTCAAGCAGAAGCACAAGCGGCTGCAGATGCAGGTGGGGGAACTGATCCCCCACAGCCAGCTCGACGGCATCCATGACCTGCCCCTGCGCACCCAGGTCAAACTGTTCAAGAAACACCTCTACCGCCTGGGCACCCCCAAGAAGCTGCTGTTCAAGACAGAGAGCGCCATAGCCCAGCGCGAAGACCGCCAGGCACTGCTGGCCGTGCTGCAAGGCTGCCAACTGCTGGGCCAGACCCCGGACGGCATGCAGATCCACCTCTACCGCTACCAGGACGACTGCCCCCTGATGCGCGAGATCGGCCGGCTGCGGGAAGTCGCCTTCAGGGCCGTCGGCGAAGGCACAGGCCGGCGCCGCGACACCGACCGCTTCGACCCCCAGTACCTGCATCTGGTGCTCTGGGATCCCAAACGCCTGGAGATCGCCGGGGCCTACCGCTTCGCCGACGCCGCCCAACTCGGCCGCGAAGGCCTCTACAGCCAGACCCTCTTCGACTATGGCCCCGAGATGGACACCATCCTGGAGCAAGGCCTGGAGCTGGGCCGCAGCTTCGTGCAGCCGGCCTACTGGGGCAAGCGGGCCCTGGACTACCTCTGGATGGGCATAGGCGCCTTCCTGGCGGACAACCCCAGGTACCGTTACCTGTTCGGGCCCGTGTCCCTGTCCGCCAGCCTGCCGCCGGCGGCCCAGGATCTGATGGTCTACTTCTACCGCCTCTACTTCGGCCAGGAGAGCCTGGGCACCCGCCACCACAGGCCCTATCAGCTGGCCGGCGAGACCCTGCTCGACCTCACCGCCACCTTCAAGGGCGACGACTACAAGCACGACTTCGTGCTGCTCAAGGACAAGCTGGCCGCCATGGGCGTGGCCGTGCCCACCCTCTACAAGCAGTACGCCGAGCTCTGTGAACCGGGCGGCGTGCGCTTCCTGGATTTCGGCACAGACCCTGACTTTGCCAACTGCGTGGACGGCCTGGTACTGGTGGACGTGCAGGCCCTCAAGCCCCAGAAACGCAGCCGCTATATCGACGCCCATAAAGCCGGCGAGCAATAA
- a CDS encoding metalloregulator ArsR/SmtB family transcription factor, whose protein sequence is MERTSPAVTLLKAMANERRLCILKNLQEGELSVGELNERLNLSQSALSQHLAWLRRDGLVRTRKEAQTVFYSLQSDEAERVIELLDRLFIQVSA, encoded by the coding sequence TTGGAAAGGACCAGCCCTGCAGTAACCCTGCTGAAAGCCATGGCCAACGAAAGGCGCTTGTGCATTCTTAAAAACCTTCAGGAAGGGGAACTGTCAGTGGGTGAGCTCAATGAAAGGCTCAACCTCAGTCAGTCCGCCCTCTCCCAACATCTGGCCTGGCTTCGCCGGGACGGATTGGTTCGGACGCGCAAGGAAGCTCAGACCGTTTTCTATTCGTTGCAGAGTGACGAGGCGGAGAGGGTCATCGAACTGTTGGACAGGCTGTTCATCCAGGTAAGTGCCTGA
- a CDS encoding M20/M25/M40 family metallo-hydrolase — MRKLLASLLIASLPAAAAVTEQDIQTAQKLRDQALSSPLAYDLVKSLVVEVGPRLAGSENNKKAEDWAVAKLKSLGFDKVYTEALTIPTWTRGTIHAEIEAPYRQHLAITALGNSVGTDAKGIDAEVAFFDSLDDLKAADPKEVKGKIVFINKRMARAQDGFQYGTTVGARSRGAIEAAKLGAKAVLIRSVGTGLSRFPHTGMMHYQDDVEKIPAAAVAVPDANLLEAMVKEGKPVRLHLEMTAKPGPETTVHNVIAEVTGSEKPDEIVLIAGHLDSWDEGQGAIDDGAGIALAAAAGKLIKDLPRRPKRTIRVVFFAAEEVGLFGGKAYVAQHKDTDLAKHVLAGESDFGAGRIYRIDTRFGPKGDDLSAALNKVLGPIGVDVGSNQAGGGSEVSLMPAFGVPVVSLRQDGTHYFDYHHTADDTLNKIVPAELAQNLAAWVSTVYLAAQNDSPLRPIPEGDFGE; from the coding sequence ATGCGCAAGTTGCTCGCCTCCCTGCTCATCGCCTCGCTGCCGGCCGCGGCCGCCGTGACCGAGCAGGACATCCAGACCGCCCAGAAACTCCGTGACCAAGCCCTGTCCAGCCCCCTGGCCTATGACCTGGTCAAATCCCTGGTGGTGGAAGTTGGCCCCCGCCTGGCCGGTTCTGAAAACAATAAAAAAGCAGAAGATTGGGCTGTTGCCAAGCTCAAGAGCCTGGGCTTTGACAAAGTCTACACCGAAGCCCTGACCATCCCCACCTGGACGCGCGGCACCATCCACGCCGAAATCGAAGCCCCCTACCGCCAGCACCTGGCCATCACCGCCCTCGGCAATTCAGTGGGCACAGACGCCAAGGGCATAGACGCCGAGGTGGCCTTCTTCGACAGCCTGGACGACCTCAAGGCCGCCGACCCTAAAGAGGTCAAAGGCAAGATCGTCTTCATCAACAAGCGCATGGCCCGCGCCCAAGACGGCTTCCAGTACGGCACCACTGTCGGCGCCCGCAGCCGCGGCGCCATAGAGGCGGCCAAGCTGGGTGCCAAGGCGGTGCTGATCCGCTCGGTCGGTACCGGCCTCAGCCGTTTTCCCCACACCGGCATGATGCATTACCAGGATGACGTCGAGAAGATCCCCGCCGCCGCCGTGGCGGTGCCGGATGCCAACCTGCTCGAGGCCATGGTCAAGGAAGGCAAGCCGGTAAGGCTGCATCTGGAGATGACCGCCAAACCCGGCCCCGAAACCACTGTCCATAACGTCATCGCCGAAGTAACCGGCAGCGAGAAGCCGGACGAGATAGTGCTGATCGCCGGCCACCTGGACTCCTGGGACGAAGGCCAGGGCGCCATCGATGACGGCGCCGGCATAGCCCTGGCCGCCGCCGCCGGCAAACTGATCAAGGATCTCCCCCGGCGGCCCAAGCGCACCATCCGCGTCGTCTTCTTCGCGGCCGAGGAAGTGGGCCTCTTCGGCGGCAAGGCCTACGTGGCTCAGCATAAGGACACCGATCTGGCCAAGCACGTGCTGGCCGGCGAGTCCGACTTCGGTGCCGGGCGCATCTACCGCATCGACACCCGCTTCGGGCCCAAAGGCGATGACCTCAGCGCCGCCCTCAACAAGGTGCTGGGTCCCATCGGCGTCGATGTAGGCAGCAACCAGGCCGGCGGCGGTTCCGAAGTCAGCCTGATGCCCGCCTTTGGGGTGCCCGTGGTGAGCCTGCGCCAAGACGGCACTCACTACTTCGACTACCACCACACGGCAGACGACACCCTCAACAAGATAGTGCCGGCGGAGCTTGCCCAGAATCTGGCCGCCTGGGTCTCCACCGTCTACCTGGCTGCCCAGAACGACAGCCCGCTGCGCCCCATCCCCGAGGGGGATTTCGGCGAATAA
- a CDS encoding UDP-2,3-diacylglucosamine diphosphatase — protein sequence MSQPHRAVFLSDLHLGSRDCQADYLVALLQELQAETIYLLGDVIDLWAMSRGSHWPHSHSQVLFELERHAQAGTRVVYIPGNHDEPLRRFCGRAFDRFEMRLRGRHRLKDGRTLLLTHGDEFDAAVCLGRFEAMVGDLGYDLLMWLNRSCQWTRKRFGLPYWSLAGYIKSRIGKAQAAIHRYRQAALQAARLEGCDGIVLGHIHQPALEEVEGLLYLNTGDFVDSCSFIAETSEGRLELIHWTEQRQLLAARAGLVARAA from the coding sequence ATGAGCCAGCCCCATCGCGCCGTCTTCCTTTCCGATCTGCACCTCGGCAGCAGGGATTGCCAGGCCGACTACCTGGTCGCGCTGCTCCAGGAGCTGCAGGCCGAGACCATCTACCTGCTGGGGGACGTCATCGACCTCTGGGCCATGAGCCGGGGCAGCCACTGGCCCCACAGCCACTCCCAGGTGCTGTTCGAACTGGAACGCCATGCCCAGGCCGGCACCCGGGTCGTCTATATCCCCGGCAACCATGACGAACCACTGCGCCGCTTCTGTGGCCGGGCCTTCGACCGCTTCGAGATGCGGCTGCGCGGCCGCCACCGCCTCAAGGACGGCCGAACCCTGCTGCTGACCCACGGCGACGAGTTCGACGCCGCCGTCTGCCTGGGCCGCTTCGAAGCCATGGTGGGCGACCTCGGCTACGACCTGCTGATGTGGCTCAACCGCAGCTGCCAGTGGACCCGTAAGCGCTTCGGCCTGCCCTACTGGTCCCTGGCCGGCTACATCAAGAGCCGTATCGGCAAGGCCCAGGCCGCCATCCACCGCTACCGCCAGGCCGCCCTCCAGGCAGCCCGCCTTGAGGGCTGCGACGGCATCGTCCTCGGCCACATCCATCAGCCGGCCTTGGAGGAAGTGGAAGGGCTGCTCTACCTCAACACCGGCGATTTCGTCGACAGCTGCTCTTTTATCGCCGAGACCAGCGAAGGCCGGCTGGAGCTCATCCACTGGACAGAACAGCGCCAGCTGCTGGCCGCCCGTGCCGGCCTGGTGGCCAGGGCCGCCTGA
- the ileS gene encoding isoleucine--tRNA ligase, whose amino-acid sequence MRDYKATLNLPETAFPMRGNLAQREPEMLKNWEAADIYGEIRKAREGRDQFILHDGPPYANGDIHLGHAVNKILKDFIVKSKTLAGFDAPYVPGWDCHGLPIEHKIETLHGKQLGGEKTRELSRAYAAEQVEGQKAGFKRLGVFGEWDNPYLTMNFANEAGEIRALAKMVEAGYVFKGLKPVNWCFDCGSALAEAEVEYQDKKSDTIDVAFPVEDADKLAAAFDLPGLDKPAAIVIWTTTPWTIPANQALNVHPEHQYALVDTGERYLVLASELVESCLQRFGLEGKVFATTTGEKLELIRFRHPFFDRLSPVFLADYVEMDAGTGIVHSAPAYGEDDFHSCKRYGMTNDDILNPVQGDGVYVDDLPYFGGLKIWDANPKIVEKLRESGNLLDHKRIQHSYMHCWRHKTPVIYRATAQWFVGMDHKGTDGKTLRETALAAVEDTQFVPAWGKPRLHNMIAGRPDWCISRQRNWGVPIPFFLHKATGELHPNTLGLMEAVAKRVEKEGIDAWFKLDAAELLGAEADQYDKIADTLDVWFDSGTTHWHVLRGSHPLGHKSGPIADLYLEGSDQHRGWFHSSLLTGAAIDGHAPYKALLTHGFTVDAQGRKMSKSLGNVVAPQKVMDTLGADILRLWVASTNYTAEMTVSDEIIKRAADAYRRIRNTGRFLLANMSGFNPETDLVALDQMVALDRWMVSRAAKLQKEITQAYGDYQFHLVYQKLMHFCSIELGSFYLDVIKDRQYTAKTDSNARRSCQSALYLICEGLVRWMAPVLSFTAQEIWEAMPGQRDRFVFTAEWFEGLAELDDIAELGDEFWLELLAVRDEVNKALELARKDGQIGGPLDASVTLYCGEELKERLASLGEELRFALLTSGAKLVVGTNEAAWQSSEIKDFAVLVEKAEGDKCERCWHHRLDVGQNPEHPGICIRCVTNVDGEGEQRFFV is encoded by the coding sequence ATGCGTGACTACAAAGCCACCCTGAACTTGCCGGAAACGGCCTTCCCCATGCGCGGCAACCTGGCCCAGCGCGAGCCCGAAATGCTGAAGAACTGGGAGGCCGCCGACATTTATGGGGAAATTCGCAAGGCGCGCGAAGGGCGGGATCAGTTCATCCTGCACGACGGCCCTCCCTACGCCAACGGTGACATCCACCTGGGCCACGCCGTCAACAAGATCCTCAAGGACTTCATCGTCAAGTCCAAGACCCTGGCCGGCTTCGACGCCCCCTATGTGCCGGGCTGGGACTGCCACGGCCTGCCCATAGAACACAAGATCGAGACGCTGCATGGCAAACAGCTGGGTGGCGAGAAGACCCGCGAGCTGTCCCGCGCCTATGCCGCCGAGCAGGTCGAAGGGCAGAAGGCCGGCTTCAAGCGCCTGGGCGTCTTCGGTGAATGGGACAACCCCTACCTCACCATGAACTTCGCCAACGAGGCCGGTGAGATCCGCGCCCTGGCCAAGATGGTGGAAGCTGGCTACGTCTTCAAGGGCCTCAAGCCCGTCAACTGGTGTTTCGATTGCGGCTCTGCCTTGGCCGAGGCCGAGGTGGAGTACCAGGACAAGAAATCCGACACCATAGACGTGGCCTTCCCGGTGGAAGACGCGGACAAGCTGGCCGCCGCCTTCGACCTGCCCGGCCTCGACAAGCCGGCCGCCATCGTCATCTGGACCACCACCCCCTGGACTATCCCAGCCAACCAGGCCCTGAACGTGCATCCCGAGCACCAGTACGCCCTGGTGGATACCGGTGAGCGCTACCTGGTGCTGGCCTCCGAACTGGTCGAATCCTGCCTGCAGCGCTTCGGTCTGGAAGGCAAGGTGTTCGCCACCACCACCGGTGAGAAGCTGGAGCTGATCCGCTTCCGCCACCCCTTCTTCGACCGCCTGTCGCCGGTGTTCCTGGCCGACTACGTGGAAATGGACGCCGGTACCGGCATAGTCCACTCGGCCCCGGCCTACGGTGAGGACGACTTCCACAGCTGCAAGCGCTACGGCATGACCAACGACGACATCCTCAACCCGGTACAGGGTGACGGCGTCTACGTGGACGACCTGCCGTATTTCGGCGGCCTCAAGATCTGGGACGCCAACCCCAAGATCGTCGAGAAGCTGCGTGAGTCCGGCAACCTGCTGGACCACAAGCGCATCCAGCACAGCTACATGCACTGCTGGCGCCACAAGACCCCGGTCATCTACCGCGCCACCGCCCAGTGGTTCGTGGGCATGGATCACAAGGGCACCGACGGCAAGACGCTGCGTGAGACGGCCCTGGCCGCCGTCGAAGACACCCAGTTCGTGCCTGCCTGGGGCAAGCCGCGCCTGCACAACATGATCGCCGGCCGTCCCGACTGGTGTATCTCCCGTCAGCGCAACTGGGGCGTGCCCATTCCCTTCTTCCTGCACAAGGCCACCGGCGAGCTGCACCCCAACACCCTGGGGCTGATGGAAGCAGTGGCCAAGCGCGTGGAAAAAGAGGGTATCGACGCCTGGTTCAAGCTGGATGCCGCCGAGCTGCTGGGGGCGGAAGCCGACCAGTACGACAAGATCGCCGACACCCTGGATGTCTGGTTCGACTCCGGCACCACCCACTGGCACGTGCTGCGTGGCTCCCACCCGCTGGGCCATAAGAGTGGCCCCATCGCCGATCTCTATCTGGAAGGCTCAGACCAGCACCGCGGCTGGTTCCATTCTTCCCTGCTGACCGGTGCCGCCATCGACGGCCATGCCCCCTACAAGGCGCTGCTGACCCACGGCTTCACCGTCGACGCCCAGGGCCGCAAGATGTCCAAGTCCCTCGGCAACGTGGTGGCGCCCCAGAAGGTGATGGATACCCTGGGCGCCGACATACTGCGCCTCTGGGTGGCATCCACCAACTACACGGCAGAGATGACGGTCTCCGACGAGATCATCAAGCGTGCCGCCGATGCCTACCGCCGCATCCGCAACACCGGCCGTTTCCTGCTGGCCAACATGAGCGGTTTCAACCCCGAAACCGATCTGGTGGCCCTGGACCAGATGGTGGCCCTGGACCGCTGGATGGTGAGCCGCGCCGCCAAGCTGCAAAAGGAAATCACCCAAGCCTACGGCGACTACCAGTTCCACCTGGTCTACCAGAAGCTGATGCATTTCTGCTCTATCGAGCTGGGCAGCTTCTACCTGGATGTGATCAAGGACCGCCAGTACACCGCCAAGACCGACAGCAACGCCCGCCGTTCCTGCCAGAGCGCCCTCTACCTCATCTGTGAAGGACTGGTGCGCTGGATGGCGCCGGTGCTGAGCTTCACCGCCCAGGAGATCTGGGAAGCCATGCCGGGCCAGCGTGACCGCTTCGTGTTCACCGCCGAATGGTTCGAGGGCCTGGCCGAGCTGGACGATATCGCCGAACTGGGCGACGAATTCTGGCTGGAGCTGCTGGCCGTGCGTGACGAGGTGAACAAGGCCCTGGAACTGGCCCGTAAGGACGGCCAGATCGGTGGCCCCCTGGACGCCAGCGTCACCCTCTACTGCGGTGAGGAGCTCAAGGAACGCCTGGCCAGCCTGGGTGAGGAACTGCGCTTTGCGCTGCTGACCTCCGGCGCCAAGCTGGTGGTGGGCACCAACGAGGCGGCCTGGCAGAGCAGCGAAATCAAGGACTTTGCCGTGCTGGTGGAGAAGGCTGAGGGTGATAAGTGCGAGCGCTGCTGGCACCACCGCCTGGATGTGGGCCAGAACCCCGAGCATCCCGGTATCTGCATCCGCTGCGTGACCAACGTGGACGGCGAAGGCGAGCAGAGGTTCTTCGTATGA